A portion of the Trachemys scripta elegans isolate TJP31775 chromosome 9, CAS_Tse_1.0, whole genome shotgun sequence genome contains these proteins:
- the RAP2C gene encoding ras-related protein Rap-2c — translation MREYKVVVLGSGGVGKSALTVQFVTGTFIEKYDPTIEDFYRKEIEVDSSPSVLEILDTAGTEQFASMRDLYIKNGQGFILVYSLVNQQSFQDIKPMRDQIVRVKRYEKVPLILVGNKVDLESEREVLSAEGRALAQEWGCPFMETSAKSKTMVDELFAEIVRQMNYASLPEKQDQCCTTCIVQ, via the exons ATGAGGGAGTACAAGGTGGTGGTGTTGGGCAGCGGCGGCGTGGGCAAGTCCGCCCTGACCGTGCAGTTCGTCACCGGCACCTTCATCGAGAAGTACGACCCCACCATCGAGGACTTCTACCGCAAGGAGATCGAGGTGGACTCGTCCCCCTCGGTGCTGGAGATCCTGGACACCGCCGGCACCGAGCAGTTCGCCTCCATGCGGGACCTCTACATCAAGAACGGGCAGGGCTTCATCCTGGTCTACAGCCTGGTCAACCAGCAGAGCTTCCAG GACATCAAGCCAATGAGGGACCAGATTGTCCGAGTGAAGAGATATGAAAAAGTTCCTCTAATCCTAGTGGGGAATAAAGTGGATCTGGAATCTGAGAGGGAGGTCTTATCTGCAGAAGGCAGAGCTTTGGCTCAGGAGTGGGGCTGTCCATTCATGGAAACATCGGCCAAGAGTAAAACCATGGTGGATGAACTGTTTGCTGAGATCGTCAGGCAAATGAACTATGCGTCCCTGCCTGAAAAACAAGATCAGTGTTGTACAACTTGCATCGTCCAgtga